DNA sequence from the Thauera sedimentorum genome:
TCGCCCCATGCCCGTCGATCACTACGAGAACTTCCCCGTCGCCTCCGTCCTGCTGCCGGCCCGCCTGCGCGAACCGGTGGAGGCGATCTACGCCTTTGCGCGCGGCGCCGACGACGTGGCCGACGAAGGCGAGGCGCCGCCCGCCGAACGCCTGGCGCAACTGGACGACTACCGCGCCGGCCTGGACGCCATCGAGCGCAATGAGCCGCCCCCCGCCGGACCGCTGGCGCCGATGTTCGAGCGCCTGGCGCGCAACATCCGCGCGCACGGCTTGCCGCCGCAGCTGTTCCGCGACCTGCTCGACGCCTTCAGCCAGGACGTGGTGAAGACCCGCTACGCCGACTTCACCGAGCTCACCGACTACTGCCGGCGCTCGGCCAACCCGGTCGGCCGCCTGCTGCTGCATCTCTATGACGCCACCGACGACGACAATCCCGCCTGTTCGGACAGGATCTGCACCAGCCTGCAACTGATCAACTTCTGGCAGGATGTCGCGCTGGACCGCGAAAAGCGGCGCATCTACCTGCCGGCCGAGGAGATGGCGCGCTTCGGCGTCGGCGAGGACCACATCGAACACGGCCGGGTGGACGCCGCCTGGTGCGCGCTGATGGATTTCCAGGTGCAACGTGCGCGCGCGATGATGCGCGCCGGCGCCCCGCTCGCCCGCCGCCTGCCGGGGCGCATCGGCTGGGAGCTGCGCCTGATGGTGCTGGGCGGGCTGCGCATCCTGGAGCGAATCGAGGCGGTCGGCTACGACGTCTTCAGGCACCGACCGACCCTGGGCAAGACAGACTGGCCGCTGCTCGCGTGGCGCGCCCTGAACTACGACAAGAACACATGAATCCGCACGCCTACTGCCAGGACAAGGCCGCCAAGAGCGGCTCCAGCTTCTACTACAGCTTCCTCTTCCTGCCGGCCGAGCGCCGCCAGGCGATCACCGCGCTGTACGCCTTCTGCCGCGAGGTGGACGACGTGGTCGACGAATGCCACGACCTGTCGCTGGCGCAGACCAAGCTCGAGTGGTGGCGACAGGAAGTGGCGCGCATCTACGACGGCCAGCCCACCCATCCGGTCGGCCTTGCCCTGCAGGACGTGCTCAAGGGCTTCGACCTGCCGCGCGAGCAGTTGCTGGAGATCATCGACGGCATGGCGATGGACCTGCAGCAAACCCGCTACCTCGACTTCAAGGGCCTGCAGCTCTACTGCTACCGCGTGGCCAGCGTGGTCGGCCTGCTGGCCGCGGAGATCTTCGGCTACAGCGACCGCGCCACGCTCAAGTACGCGCACGACCTGGGCATGGCCTTCCAGCTCACCAACATCATCCGCGACGTCGGCGAAGACGCCCGCCGCGGACGCATCTACCTGCCGATCGAAGACCTGCAGCGCTTCAATGTGCCGGCCGCCGAGATCCTCGAAGCGCGCTACAGCGACAACTTCCGCGCGCTGATGGAGTTTCAGGCCGAGCGCGCGCGCCAGTTCTATACCCAGGCCTTCGCCCATCTGCCCGCCATCGACCGCAAGTCCCAGCGCCCGGGGCTGGTGATGGCGGCGATCTACCGCACCCTGCTGGAAGAAATCGCCCGCGACGGCTTCCACGTGCTCGACCGCCGCACCTCGCTCACCCCGATCCGCAAGCTGTGGATCGCCTGGCGCACCTGGATCAAGGCCTGAGACGGCGCATGGTCCCGCATCAGGTCGCGATCATCGGCGCCGGCTATGCCGGGCTGGCCTGCGCAGTGGAGCTTGCCCGCCGCGGCGTGCAGGTCACCGTGTTCGAGCGCTCGCACACCTTGGGCGGGCGCGCCCGCGTGGTGGCCAAGGACGGCCACCGGGTGGACAACGGCCAGCACATCCTGCTCGGCGCCTACACCGAGCTCACCCGCCTGCTGCGCACCACCGGCGTGTCGCCCAAGACGCTCGCGCACCTGCCGCTGCTGCTGCACGTACCCGGCGCCCTTCACCTGCAGGCGGCGCGCCTGCCGGCCCCTTTCCACCTGCTGGTTGGCCTGTTGCGTGCGCGCGGCCTGGGCTGGACCGACAAGCTGGCGATGATGCGACTGATGCGCACGCTCAAGAAGCGCGCCTGGCGGGTCGACGCCACGCACACCGTGGCCGATCTGCTGCGGCTCAACCGCCAGACCGAGCAGCTGATCCGCCTGGTCT
Encoded proteins:
- the hpnC gene encoding squalene synthase HpnC; amino-acid sequence: MPVDHYENFPVASVLLPARLREPVEAIYAFARGADDVADEGEAPPAERLAQLDDYRAGLDAIERNEPPPAGPLAPMFERLARNIRAHGLPPQLFRDLLDAFSQDVVKTRYADFTELTDYCRRSANPVGRLLLHLYDATDDDNPACSDRICTSLQLINFWQDVALDREKRRIYLPAEEMARFGVGEDHIEHGRVDAAWCALMDFQVQRARAMMRAGAPLARRLPGRIGWELRLMVLGGLRILERIEAVGYDVFRHRPTLGKTDWPLLAWRALNYDKNT
- the hpnD gene encoding presqualene diphosphate synthase HpnD, producing the protein MNPHAYCQDKAAKSGSSFYYSFLFLPAERRQAITALYAFCREVDDVVDECHDLSLAQTKLEWWRQEVARIYDGQPTHPVGLALQDVLKGFDLPREQLLEIIDGMAMDLQQTRYLDFKGLQLYCYRVASVVGLLAAEIFGYSDRATLKYAHDLGMAFQLTNIIRDVGEDARRGRIYLPIEDLQRFNVPAAEILEARYSDNFRALMEFQAERARQFYTQAFAHLPAIDRKSQRPGLVMAAIYRTLLEEIARDGFHVLDRRTSLTPIRKLWIAWRTWIKA